The sequence AGAACCCCACATTGCTGCGTTGGATGATGGTTTCGCCCTTGAGTTCCCGGAGCCGAATGGACTTACGCTTGGCCAGCGGGTGCTTTTTCGGGAGCGCAATCGAGAGCCGCTCCTGCATGTATTTTTCGGCGTGGTATTTCTTTGCGCGCGGGGCCTTGAGGGTGATGCCGATATCTGCCGAGCCCACGTTCAATGCCTTCAGCACTCCCGCCTCGTTGTCGATAATCTCGTAAGTGACTTGCGCGCCGGGGTATTTCTCCTGCAGTTCCTGCATCATCCGCATGGCGGGGAGGATGGCCACCGATGCGATAGAGAACGTGCGCGTACCCGCTCCCTGCGGGCTTACCTTTTCCATCATCTCGCCTTGCAAATCCATGATGCGCTTAGCGTATTCGGCGACCGTGCGCCCCTTCTCGTTCAGCTCGATGCGGTTCTTTTTGCGCTCGAAAAGTGGAGCGCCGATTTCGTCCTCCAGCTTCTTGAACGCGCGGCTCACCGCCGGCTGCGAAGTGTAGAGCTTGTCCGCTACGGTAGAAAGCGTCCCGTATTCCAGGAACCCGGCCAGCAAACGCAAAATGTAAGTCTCGACAAACATAAAAAGCCCCTTTTTGAGGAGAATATAACAAATCCGCTATGCGTCAAGTGAATAGTGGGGGAGTTTTTTGAATTAAAATGCACTATTTTCCTTTTGTATTTTGCTCCACTTTCGCAATGACTTCGGCGGGTGTCACGAAATCTAGCACGCTAAAAGCAGTCATTTCGTTACCCATATCTTTAAACGAAGCTCCAAAATGATATACAGTGTCATCGACCAGAAGAAAACGGTCGTGAATCGTGCGCATGGTCTTCAGTTCCAGCCCCGGGTATTGCTTCTTGTGTAAATCCGCAGCGGCCCTGAATTCGGGCGTAATTCTCGGAGAGTAGATCGTCGCTGAAACACCCTTCGCCCGCATGGCTGCAAATTTCAGCACCTCGACGGTCGCAAACGGGTCGATGAATACTACGGATTTTTTGGCGGTCTTCACAAGGTCTGCAATCAGCACGAAACCGTCAAATCGCGTTCCGGTCGCAAGAATGCCCCCTGTTGGAGTTTGCGCTGCATTCACGAAAAAGTCTATGCGTTGTTCGACCGCAGAAAGCCGGGAGTCCTGTTCGCCGAGACGTTTTTCTGTGGTGTTCCTAAATTCCGCAATTTCTACGCCTTGTCCTTCGATTAGTTGTCGCTGTTCGTGCAAGCGGTCTGCAATTTGCAAATCAGTCGCAATTTTACGTTGGTTTACGGCATAGCCCTTGAGTATGTAGTCTTTCAGGACTTGATTGGCCCAGCGGCGGAATTGAGTACCTCTTAGAGATTTTACTCTATATCCGACAGAAATGATGACATCTAATGAGTAAATTGTGGTTGGTTTGAACTTTGAGAGAGTATTGTGCAAAATTTGCACATTACTTTTTTCATCTAGTTCCTGTTCCTTAAAAACATTTCCGATATGTTTAGCGATGACAGAACGTTCTCTTTCAAACAACACAGCCATCTGTGCCTGCGTGAGCCACACGGTCTCGTTTTCTACACGCACCTCCAGCCGGACTTCGCCTTCCGGCTGGTAAAGCACGATTTCGCCCCTGTTTTCGTTCCCGACCTGGTCGCGAATCTCAATTTTATCCTTTTTGCTCATTTTTACTCCATAAAAAAAGCCGGCCTTTGGATACATTAAAAGCCCAATTTCCATTGGGGATATACCAAATAGCCGACTTTTCTAGTCGAACGTGGCTTGCAGGCGGAAATCCGCTGCCAGTGCCTTTTAGGGGATAATATACAAAAATTTAGCCCCAAAACGTTTTTTTATTCAATAAATGCGTTGTATTGGATAAAAAATGCATTTTTTTATCCAGTTTAGCTAAATTTTTAGTCGTTTTCACCAGTTTTCGTAGCGGTGGCCCGTATCGAGGGCGGTGATTTGCTTCATTTCGTCGTCAGTCAACTCGAAGTCGAAAATCGATATGTTTTCTGCGATGTGGTCAGGGTTCTTGGAACCCGGAATGGCAATGTAACCTGATTGCACATGCCAGCGTAACACCACCTGTGCAGCAGTTTTCTCGTGAGCCTTAGCAATCTTTGCGACAACCTTGTTCCCCAAGACATCTTCGGTGTGGCCGCGCCCGCCCAACGGGTAATAAGATTCCACCACAGCGCCGTAGCGCCTTGCGTATTCCTTGAATTCCGTGTTCTGGTAAAACACATGGTTCTCGTTTTGCACCACGGCAGGCTTGATTTCGAAATCGGCAAAAAAGCGCTTCGCCGTCTTTTCGGTGTAGTAGTTCGAAATGCCGATGGAACGGATCTTCTTCGCCTTCACAGCACGTTCCATAGCCTTGTAAACCGCCTTGTCCTCGGCATCGCTCCCGTGCTGGTGCAACAGCATCAAATCGATATATTCGAGCCCCAGCTTTTCGAGAGAGTCGTCGATATCTTCGTCCAAGGAGTTGCTCCACGGCACCAGTTTCGACGTCACGAACAAATCTTCGCGCTTCACAAGTCCATCGTCAATCGCCCGGCGGATTCCCCTACCCACGGCTTCTTCGTTGTCGTAATATTTTGCCGTATCAATCAGTCGATACCCGTTCTTGATGGCGACATGGACTGCGTCTTCAGCCACCTTGCCGCGCAAAGTCCAGGTGCCAAGCCCGAGAACCGGCATATCGAAACCCGAATTCAACTTGACCGTTGGGGCCGCCCTTTTGCTATTCTGCACGATCGAATCTCCTTTGTCCGAAACCTTCGGCACTGCCTGCGACGCCGCATCGCTCGAACACGCCATGAACAGGAAAATGAACAAGAAACTGAACCACCTCATGCCCTAAAAATAACCAAATCCCGCAACAAACCCAAATACTTATTTCGCATAAAAGATATGCTCCGAAGGCATAGGCGGGGGGGGGACCTAAATTTCACATTTTTTTACAAATTGTCATAATATGACATTGCAAGGATGTATATTTGCAATGAGCAGAAAAGACCCGCAATTTCAAGCTTGTTTGCGGGCGGAGCGAAAGAATATGCGTAAACTTTTTATGTTTTTTCCAATTCGTGAGATGTTGTCTCACACAATTGCTTCTTTAAGACAAAAACACTTGCTTTTTCAACCATTTTATTATATATTTGGTTTGAAATGCAAGAAACAAATGAAAAAAAACTGGAAAAAATGCTGAACGCGAACAGCGGCTACATCACGCGAAAGCAAGTCGACAGCCACAAGATTCCCTCGTGGTTCTTGACTGATTTTGTGCGAAGGCAGGGGCTTGTCAAGATAGATAAGGGTTTTTACGCCCAAGAGCAATGGGTTCGGGACGATTACCTTGTTTTTCAATACAAGTATCCCAGATTCATCTTTTCACACGTTTCCGCACTATTCTTGCATGGGCTAACAGACCGCCTACCCGATTATTTCGAGGTAACCGGGCCCAAGAATTATAGGCCATTTTCTCCGAACCCTTCCGTCGCAATCCACACGGATTCTCGCGATGAAACCTACAGGCTTGGAATTTGCAAAATCAAGACTTCGCTTGGACATCTAGTGGAATGCTACGATACGGAACGAACGCTTTGCGACATCATCAAGAACAGCCGAAAGATCGATGCAGAAATTTACGGCAAAGCGCTCAGGCTTTACGCAAAATCAAAAGACAAGAATACCCGCAACCTACTCCATTACGCCCAAATATTGAAAATAGAGAACAAAGTGGTGGAACTTATGACGGTGGTACTGAATGAAGATTAATAAGAATTCCCTGCAAGCGAGAATCAACAACCTCTCCAAAGAAAAGAATGTTCACGCCAACATCTTGCTCGTATCGTTCTTCTTCGATGCATTCATTTCAAGATTGGCCAAGTCAACATACGCCAATAAGTTTGTTTTCAAGGGCGGTTTCTATCTCGCTACATTGCTCGGCGTAAAGAACCGCTACACAGCCGACATCGATTTCCTTTTGAGAAGGGAAACTATGGACGAGAATAGATTGAGGAAAATTTTCACTGACATCATCGCAATCGATGCAGACGATTCTATCTCTTTTGAAATAAGTGATATTTCTCCAATACGTGATGAAGACGCCTACGGCGGATTTTCCATCCTTTTGACGGGACGCCTAGAGAATGTCAGACAAAGTTTCCATGTCGATGTTGCCACGGGCGATCCAATTACACCTTCTGACGTCGAATACACCTACCAAAGCCTCATCAGCCATGAGTCCATTACGTTCCGAGCCTACAACCTAGAAACGGTTGTTGCTGAAAAACTTCAAACCATTCTTTTCCGAGGCCTGCTCAATAGCCGCTGCAAAGATTATTACGACATCTATATCATCAATCAATTGCAAAGGAATAACATCAATATTCCTGACTTGAAGAAATCTTTTGAAACAACTTGCCAATACCGCAAAACGCCTTTTAAAAAAGAAGAAGCTCTTTTGCTTCTAGAAGAAATTTCAAAGAGCGACATTCTTCAAACTCGATGGAAGAACTATGCAAAAAAATCTTCGTTTGCAAAAGATGTTCCATTTGAAGCGACAATTGAATCTTGCAAAGAGATTCTTGATTGTATTTTCTAACATCATATTAAATCCGCTATGCGTCACACGCATACTGGGCATAAAAATTACGCATTACGCGGCTGTGCTGGATTTATTTATATTATAGACAACCGGTTCAAAGGAATTTTTACAGAAAAGGCGGATCCCATGAAAAAAATCACCTTGATTCTTTTATCACTTCTTCTAGGAGTCTCTATGGCAGCAGAAAAGAAAATCCTCGTCGTTTACTATTCCCGTGCCGATGAAAACTACACCGTCGGGAACATTTCCAAGGGCAATACCGAAATCATTGCCGAGATGATTGCGAAAAAGACAGGCGGCACGCTCTTGCACGTGGAGCCCGCGAAGGAATACCCCAAGGGCTACGACGACTGCATCAACGTGGCCAAGAAGGAACTTGCGCAGGACGCGCGCCCGGCAATCAAGCCGGTGAACGTGAACCCCGAAGAATTCGACGAGATTTACGTCGGCTACCCGGTGTGGTGGGGCGAGATGCCCATGCCCATGTTCACCTTCTTCGAAAAGTATAACCTGAAGGGCAAGACGATTCACCCGTTCGTGACCCACGAAGGCAGCGGCCTCTCGGGTGTTGCCCGCCTCAAGAAGGCGACCGGTGCGAACGTGACTCCCGGCCTTGCCATCTATGGACACGTGGCCCAGAACGAACGCGACAAGGCCCAGAAAGAAGTCGACAAGTGGGTGAAATAGGCTGATTGCGCCTTATGGGCGGAATGTTTTAGAAAGATTGCCAGGAAACTCTTGGCAGTCTTTTCTTTTTAGGGGAATCAATCCCCTTGGCGGGCTTCACTATGCGTTTCACGCATACTGAGCATGAAAAAATGGTATTTTGCGAGGTTTGCGCATTTATTTATATTAAAGGCGTAGATAGAAAAGGAACAAACCATGAAACTAGGGACGATTATGACGATGCTTGGTATGGGTGCGGTGCTTGCCGCATGTGATTGCTGCCCGCAGGGCGAGGCAAAGGTGCTTTCGCAGGACAAGGAACTGCGTGCCGTGATGGACAACTTCACGCAGAACGAGGTACCGGCGGCGACTCCGCTTGTGGAAAAGCGCGAGGTGGAGTTGATTCGCCTGGTGTCGCTTGTGACGCAGCAGTCGGGCGCGCTTCTGCAAGAAGAGGTGGCGACGGCGCTTGCGCAGGGGCTTGCCCCCGAAGAAATTCTCGAGGCGATTTACCAGTGCGCTCCCTACACCGGGTTCCCGCGGACGGTGGATGCGGTTGAAATTGCCCGCAGCGTGTTCAAGGCGAAGAACGTGAAGGTGGACGAAAACCGTGCGACGGTGACGGCGCAGTCCCGCCTGGAGGCGGGTGCCGATGCGCAGGGAACGCTGTTCGGCCAGACTTTCCGCGACATGGCGAAAAACGGAAAGGACGGGATGCCGACCATCAATTACTTCTTGGCGAGCAACTGCTTTGGCGATTACTACACCCGCAAGGGGCTCGACCTGAATACCCGCGAACTCTTGACGATGGCGATTCTCGTGAACCTGGGAACGGAGCCGCAGCTCAAGGCGCATATCGGCGCGAACCTCAAGATTCGCACGGCCGAATACGTGGAACAGGCGATTTACAACTGCTTGCCGTATTGCGGTTACCCGCGCACGCTGAATGCGCTGCGACTGTTCAAGGAAGCGGTGGCTGAGGCAGCAAACGCGACGGCTGGTGCCGTAAACGCGGCGGACGCAAAAACCATGCCAGGCAAAGACTGGAGCGTGTTCCCGGTGGGCAAGCCGAACGACGCCTATGCCAAGTATTTTGTGGGCAAGAGTTATCTCGACATGATCAGCAAGGAACAGGTGGGGGTCGGGAACGTGACTTTTGAACCGGCGTGCCGCAACAACTGGCATATCCATCATGCAAAGAAGGGCGGTGGCCAGATTCTCATCGCGACGGCGGGCCGTGGCTACTATCAGGAATGGGGCAAGCCGGCGGTGGAACTGAAGCCCGGCGACGTGGTGAACATTCCGGCTGGCGTCAAGCATTGGCACGGGGCGGCTCCGGATTCCTGGTTCCAGCATTTGGCGATTGAAGTCCCTGGTGAAGGCGGAAGCAACGAATGGCTTGAGCCCGTGAGCGACGAAGAATACGGGAAGTTGAAATAATGTTTGCCAGAATTCTCGCTTGTGCATTTATTGGCCTTATGACGGTAGGAATTTTTGCGGCGGCACCTGCGCCCGACGGCTTCGTGCTTATCAAGGGCGGGACCTTCGACATGGGGAGCCCCGCAAACGAGGACTGGCGCGTCAACGACGAGACGCTGCACAAGGTGAAGGTCTCCGATTTTTACCTAGGTAAATACGAGGTGACGCAAAAGCTTTATCGCGAGGTGACGGGCGAAAATCCTTCCAGTTTCAGGGGTGACGACTTGCCCGTCGAAAACATCACGTGGCTCGAGGCGGCTCGTTTTTGCAACAAGTTAAGCGAACGCGACGGACGCACTCCCGTTTACGCTATCGAAGGCGATGCGGTCAGCTGGAATCGCGAGGCGAACGGCTACAGGCTCCCCACCGAAGCGGAATGGGAATACGCGGCCCGAGGCGGCACGACCACGCCGTTCTACACAAAGAAGGCTCCCGGTGCCGACGACGTGAATTTTTACGGGCATTACCCGTATCAAATCGAGCAGAACTATTTCAACGACGAGGTTTTGGAAACACGTCCCGGCGTTTACCGCGGGAACACGCTCCCCGTGGGTAAGTTCAAGCCCAATCCCTTCGGGCTTTACGACATTTACGGGAACGTTGGCGAATGGTGCTTTGACTTTTACGGTGATTACGGAGTTTCTGCGGGCTCGGCAAGCGTGACGGTCGATCCGGCGGGCAAACCTTCGGGCACGAGGCGCGTGCATCGCGGTGGCGGCTGGAACGATTTCGGCAAGAACCTCCGCAGCGCCTATCGCGGAGCCATGCAGCAATCCAGCAAGAGTTACAATGTGGGGCTCAGACTCGCCATGAATGCGGGTGCAGGCGTCAAGGGAACTTTTGTGACCCAGGAAGCGGCGGGTTTTAGGGGCGAAAAGGCGCAGGCGGCGTCGAACCCGAAAGGTGCTTCCCGTGCGCTAATCGTGTTCTATTCCTGGAGCGGGAACACCCGCGGTGTCGCCCGCGAAATCAAGAAGCAGACCGGTTTCGACATGGTGGAACTTGAACTCGTGAAGCCCTATTCCGACGACTACAACACCGTCTTGAAGCAGGCGCAGAACGACCAGCACAAACAGGCGCGCCCGGCCCTCAAGAAAAAGCCCGACGCAAAGAAGTGGGCCGACTACGAAACGATTATCATCGGTTACCCCAACTGGTGGGCGAGTATCCCGATGCCTATTGCGACTTTGCTCGAAAGTTACGACTTTACGGGCAAGCGGATTCTGCCGTTCTGCTCCCACGGCGGCGGTCGCTTTGGCCAGAGCATCACCGCGATTGCGAAACTTGCGCCCAACGCAAAAATCGGCGAAGGCCTTTCGGTGCATTACTCCGGCGGTTCGAGCCTCTCGAAAGATGTGGCCAAGTGGCTCGAGAAAAACGGCATGAAGACGAAATAATGTATATTCCTTGATATGCCTATTTCCGCCAAAATCCGTATGCCGCTTGACATCGCGATGACTGTCGCGACGCTTGTGCTGATGGGCGGCAACTACTTCTTTGAATCGACTGCGGTTCACGAGATTCTGGGCGTGGTGCTGCTCGCTTTGTGGGCGGTGCATATCACGCTGAACCGGCGCTTCTTCCTTTCGCTGTTCAAGGGCCGCTACAACGCATTCCGCATCTTGCAGGCGGTCGTGAATTGCGGGATTCTTCTGTGCGCGATTTTCTTGATGGTGAGCGGAATCATGCTTTCGAACCATGTGTTCGCCTGGCTCGGGATTGAATCGGGCGCAAGTTTTGCTCGCACGGCACACCTGCTCGCTAGCCACTGGTATTACGTGTTCATGTCGCTCCACATCGGGTTGCATGTGAGCCTGATTGCAAACCGCTTGGGGCTTGCGGGTGCGTTCAAGTCAAAGGCGGCGCTTATCGCAACTCGCGTGGTTGCCGCTATCGTGGCGGGTTACGGAATTTACGCTTTCGCGATTCGCGGACTCTGGAAATACATGTTCCTGCAGCAGCCGTTTTTCTTCTTTGACGCGGAACGCGGTTACGCGCTATTTTTCGCGGACTACATCGCCATCGTCGTGCTGTTTGCCGTTGTGGTGCATTATACGGCGAAACTCATGAAGGCGTAGCAAATAGCGGGCTTAAAACTTACCCACAGGCACAACCTTGATTGTGTAGCCTTTTTTTTCGATAGTCCTTTGCTCGTTCCATGTCACAATAGTCAGGTTGTCGCAACCTAGTTCCCTTGCACATTCGACGATGCTGTCCACTTCCCGCTTTATAGTCTTTTCTTTGGACATGTCGTAGCAAACCTGGATAAGTTCCTTGACCTTGTTGCCTTCACGAAGTACAAAGTCGGTTTCCTTGTCGTTTCGGGAATGGTAATAGAACAAAGTCTTTTCGGTGTCGTACCCGCGATGGAGCAACTCCACAAAGACCTGGTTTTCCAGCAGTTTCCCGAGATTATCGCTCAAATTAAAAGCCTTCGACGCAACAAAACCATTGTCAACCACATACACCTTGCGGGGCGCTTTTTTCATCAACTTTAGTTTGTTATTATACCTGTCCAGATAATAAAACAGATACGGTTCGTGCAAGTAATCCATGAACTTTTTTGTCGTGCTAACGCTAGAGAGTCCTAGGTCATCTGCCACGTCGTTGTAGCTAAATGTTCCCGTGAAATTAGACAAAAGAAACATGGCTACATTGTTCAAGTCAGTTGCGTTTCTGATCTTATGTCTTCTGACAATATCCTTGTACAGAATGGAATCGAAAAGGGTCTGTAAATAACTTTGGGTAATAGACCTTTGAGTAAAAGTCTCCGGATAACCGCCGTTTTTCAAGAAGTCGTCTTGTATTTTTTCTGCATTACCCAAGCGGCTAGCAAACTGCGATGCCTCGGCAAGGCTAAATGGCAGCATGTTGATTTCAAGGTAGCGGCCAGTTAGTACAGTTGCCATTTCTCCAGAAAGCATTTTGGCGTTACTGCCGGTTATGACCAAATTCACGCCACGTCGATAAAGTTTATTAACCCAGACATCCCAGCCGTCAATGTTCTGCACTTCGTCCAGCAGCAGGTACTCGTAATT comes from Fibrobacter sp. UWB15 and encodes:
- a CDS encoding nucleotidyl transferase AbiEii/AbiGii toxin family protein; amino-acid sequence: MKINKNSLQARINNLSKEKNVHANILLVSFFFDAFISRLAKSTYANKFVFKGGFYLATLLGVKNRYTADIDFLLRRETMDENRLRKIFTDIIAIDADDSISFEISDISPIRDEDAYGGFSILLTGRLENVRQSFHVDVATGDPITPSDVEYTYQSLISHESITFRAYNLETVVAEKLQTILFRGLLNSRCKDYYDIYIINQLQRNNINIPDLKKSFETTCQYRKTPFKKEEALLLLEEISKSDILQTRWKNYAKKSSFAKDVPFEATIESCKEILDCIF
- a CDS encoding carboxymuconolactone decarboxylase family protein, with the protein product MKLGTIMTMLGMGAVLAACDCCPQGEAKVLSQDKELRAVMDNFTQNEVPAATPLVEKREVELIRLVSLVTQQSGALLQEEVATALAQGLAPEEILEAIYQCAPYTGFPRTVDAVEIARSVFKAKNVKVDENRATVTAQSRLEAGADAQGTLFGQTFRDMAKNGKDGMPTINYFLASNCFGDYYTRKGLDLNTRELLTMAILVNLGTEPQLKAHIGANLKIRTAEYVEQAIYNCLPYCGYPRTLNALRLFKEAVAEAANATAGAVNAADAKTMPGKDWSVFPVGKPNDAYAKYFVGKSYLDMISKEQVGVGNVTFEPACRNNWHIHHAKKGGGQILIATAGRGYYQEWGKPAVELKPGDVVNIPAGVKHWHGAAPDSWFQHLAIEVPGEGGSNEWLEPVSDEEYGKLK
- a CDS encoding aldo/keto reductase, giving the protein MRWFSFLFIFLFMACSSDAASQAVPKVSDKGDSIVQNSKRAAPTVKLNSGFDMPVLGLGTWTLRGKVAEDAVHVAIKNGYRLIDTAKYYDNEEAVGRGIRRAIDDGLVKREDLFVTSKLVPWSNSLDEDIDDSLEKLGLEYIDLMLLHQHGSDAEDKAVYKAMERAVKAKKIRSIGISNYYTEKTAKRFFADFEIKPAVVQNENHVFYQNTEFKEYARRYGAVVESYYPLGGRGHTEDVLGNKVVAKIAKAHEKTAAQVVLRWHVQSGYIAIPGSKNPDHIAENISIFDFELTDDEMKQITALDTGHRYENW
- a CDS encoding flavodoxin, with translation MFARILACAFIGLMTVGIFAAAPAPDGFVLIKGGTFDMGSPANEDWRVNDETLHKVKVSDFYLGKYEVTQKLYREVTGENPSSFRGDDLPVENITWLEAARFCNKLSERDGRTPVYAIEGDAVSWNREANGYRLPTEAEWEYAARGGTTTPFYTKKAPGADDVNFYGHYPYQIEQNYFNDEVLETRPGVYRGNTLPVGKFKPNPFGLYDIYGNVGEWCFDFYGDYGVSAGSASVTVDPAGKPSGTRRVHRGGGWNDFGKNLRSAYRGAMQQSSKSYNVGLRLAMNAGAGVKGTFVTQEAAGFRGEKAQAASNPKGASRALIVFYSWSGNTRGVAREIKKQTGFDMVELELVKPYSDDYNTVLKQAQNDQHKQARPALKKKPDAKKWADYETIIIGYPNWWASIPMPIATLLESYDFTGKRILPFCSHGGGRFGQSITAIAKLAPNAKIGEGLSVHYSGGSSLSKDVAKWLEKNGMKTK
- a CDS encoding flavodoxin; protein product: MAAEKKILVVYYSRADENYTVGNISKGNTEIIAEMIAKKTGGTLLHVEPAKEYPKGYDDCINVAKKELAQDARPAIKPVNVNPEEFDEIYVGYPVWWGEMPMPMFTFFEKYNLKGKTIHPFVTHEGSGLSGVARLKKATGANVTPGLAIYGHVAQNERDKAQKEVDKWVK
- a CDS encoding LysR family transcriptional regulator translates to MFVETYILRLLAGFLEYGTLSTVADKLYTSQPAVSRAFKKLEDEIGAPLFERKKNRIELNEKGRTVAEYAKRIMDLQGEMMEKVSPQGAGTRTFSIASVAILPAMRMMQELQEKYPGAQVTYEIIDNEAGVLKALNVGSADIGITLKAPRAKKYHAEKYMQERLSIALPKKHPLAKRKSIRLRELKGETIIQRSNVGFWEQVKRKKIPDVTFIKHDSVKGISKLIEQSSLLTFVSDHQFDYEIPKDRKIVPLADREMNVEFFKVTLASTP
- a CDS encoding ATP-binding protein, whose translation is MKIAIQNQRKERDRLLSLPYIPRQTIYNFDELLKSPNIKLLTGPRRVGKSTQALLMLRGKNFAYLNFDDNELLNKWDEQQAEMLLGEIYPNYEYLLLDEVQNIDGWDVWVNKLYRRGVNLVITGSNAKMLSGEMATVLTGRYLEINMLPFSLAEASQFASRLGNAEKIQDDFLKNGGYPETFTQRSITQSYLQTLFDSILYKDIVRRHKIRNATDLNNVAMFLLSNFTGTFSYNDVADDLGLSSVSTTKKFMDYLHEPYLFYYLDRYNNKLKLMKKAPRKVYVVDNGFVASKAFNLSDNLGKLLENQVFVELLHRGYDTEKTLFYYHSRNDKETDFVLREGNKVKELIQVCYDMSKEKTIKREVDSIVECARELGCDNLTIVTWNEQRTIEKKGYTIKVVPVGKF
- a CDS encoding DUF4405 domain-containing protein yields the protein MPISAKIRMPLDIAMTVATLVLMGGNYFFESTAVHEILGVVLLALWAVHITLNRRFFLSLFKGRYNAFRILQAVVNCGILLCAIFLMVSGIMLSNHVFAWLGIESGASFARTAHLLASHWYYVFMSLHIGLHVSLIANRLGLAGAFKSKAALIATRVVAAIVAGYGIYAFAIRGLWKYMFLQQPFFFFDAERGYALFFADYIAIVVLFAVVVHYTAKLMKA
- a CDS encoding virulence RhuM family protein, with translation MEIGLLMYPKAGFFYGVKMSKKDKIEIRDQVGNENRGEIVLYQPEGEVRLEVRVENETVWLTQAQMAVLFERERSVIAKHIGNVFKEQELDEKSNVQILHNTLSKFKPTTIYSLDVIISVGYRVKSLRGTQFRRWANQVLKDYILKGYAVNQRKIATDLQIADRLHEQRQLIEGQGVEIAEFRNTTEKRLGEQDSRLSAVEQRIDFFVNAAQTPTGGILATGTRFDGFVLIADLVKTAKKSVVFIDPFATVEVLKFAAMRAKGVSATIYSPRITPEFRAAADLHKKQYPGLELKTMRTIHDRFLLVDDTVYHFGASFKDMGNEMTAFSVLDFVTPAEVIAKVEQNTKGK